A window of the Juglans microcarpa x Juglans regia isolate MS1-56 chromosome 5D, Jm3101_v1.0, whole genome shotgun sequence genome harbors these coding sequences:
- the LOC121264678 gene encoding synaptotagmin-3-like isoform X1, with protein sequence MGFVGSLLGIIGFAIGIPVGLLLGFFLFIYAEPADVKDPIVRPLDEFDTSSLLDILPEIPLWVKHPDYDRIDWLNRMISYMWPYLNKAISGIIRNTTEPVFATYTDTFQIKSVEFKSISLGTLPPTFHGIKVHETNENELVFEPAVRWAGNPNVTLVFQLLSLEITLQLVDIQIFAAPRIVLKPLVPTFPCFGSIVVSLMEKPHVDFGLNFLGGDIMAIPSLYQYIQDTIRRRVASLYLWPQTFEIQILAGSVGTMKKPVGILQVKVVRALNLLKMDLLGTSDPYVKLSLSGDRLPSKKTSIKMKNLNPEWNEDFKLTVKDPQCQVLQLHVYDWEKVGTHDKLGMQVVPLRLLSPHQTKGLTLNLVKNMNPNDPQNKKSRGKLEVELTFKPFREDNERFSGPLNRNGIKINTVGKASEDVPLHRVGLLVVLLQGAEDVEGKHHSNPYALVNFGGEQKKTKLIKKTRDPCWNEEFQFVLEQAPLKEKIHIEVMSKRTGFCLHRKESLGHVDINLDDIVYNGRINEKYNLINSRNGVIHVEIRWRVI encoded by the exons ATGGGATTCGTGGGGAGTTTACTGGGTATCATTGGTTTTGCCATCGGAATCCCAGTAGGTCTTTTACTGGGTTTTTTCCTATTTATATACGCCGAGCCTGCTGATGTGAAG GATCCGATTGTGAGACCACTTGATGAGTTTGACACAAGCTCTTTGCTTGATATTTTGCCTGAGATTCCCCTATGGGTAAAGCATCCTGATTATGATCGA ATTGACTGGTTGAACAGGATGATATCTTATATGTGGCCTTACCTCAATAAG GCAATATCTGGGATTATAAGAAATACAACAGAGCCAGTGTTTGCAACGTACACTGATACATTTCAGATAAAGTCAGTAGAGTTCAAGAGTATAAGTCTTGGAACACTTCCCCCCACATTTCATG GTATCAAAGTGCACGAAACTAATGAAAATGAACTGGTATTTGAACCCGCGGTTAGATGGGCTGGAAATCCAAATGTAACTCTGGTATTTCAATTATTGTCACTTGAAATTACTTTACAG CTGGTGGACATACAAATATTTGCAGCACCTCGCATTGTTTTGAAACCTCTAGTGCCAACATTCCCATGTTTTGGGAGCATAGTAGTGTCTTTGATGGAGAAG CCGCATGTAGACTTTGGACTAAATTTTCTGGGAGGGGATATTATGGCAATACCTAGTTTATATCAATATATTCAG GATACCATAAGAAGACGAGTTGCAAGCCTCTACCTCTGGCCCCAAACTTTTGAAATACAGATTCTTGCTGGTTCAGT AGGGACTATGAAGAAGCCTGTCGGCATACTACAGGTGAAGGTTGTACGAGCACTCAATCTCTTGAAGATGGACTTGTTGGGAACGTCTGATCCTTATGTCAAACTCAGCCTAAGTGGAGATAGGCTTCCATCAAAAAAAACTTCTATAAAGATGAAGAACCTGAACCCCGAGTGGAATGAGGACTTCAAACTCACAGTAAAGGACCCACAGTGTCAAGTTCTCCAGTTACATGTCTATGACTGGGAGAag GTTGGGACACATGACAAGTTGGGAATGCAAGTAGTTCCGCTGAGGTTGCTTAGCCCACATCAGACTAAAGGACTAACACTTAATTTGGTCAAGAACATGAACCCTAATGATCCCCAAAACAAGAAATCGAGAGGGAAACTTGAGGTGGAGTTGACATTTAAACCTTTTAGAGAAGATAATGAACGATTTAGTGGACCTTTGAACAgaaatggaataaaaataaatacggTTGGAAAGGCATCAGAAGATGTTCCCTTACACAGAGTTGGTTTACTTGTTGTTTTGCTCCAAGGCGCTGAAGATGTTGAAGGGAAGCATCACAGCAACCCTTACGCTCTTGTCAATTTTGGAGGAGAACAGAAGAAAACCAAG CTGATCAAGAAAACCAGGGATCCATGCTGGAACGAAGAGTTCCAATTTGTGCTGGAACAGGCTCCTTTAAAGGAAAAGATACATATAGAGGTTATGAGCAAACGAACAGGCTTCTGTTTGCATCGGAAG GAGTCATTGGGGCACGTGGATATCAATCTAGACGACATAGTATACAATGGACGCATCAATGAGAAGTATAATCTGATCAACTCAAGAAACGGAGTCATACATGTTGAAATTCGTTGGAGGGTGATTTGA
- the LOC121264678 gene encoding synaptotagmin-3-like isoform X2, with translation MDTIRRRVASLYLWPQTFEIQILAGSVGTMKKPVGILQVKVVRALNLLKMDLLGTSDPYVKLSLSGDRLPSKKTSIKMKNLNPEWNEDFKLTVKDPQCQVLQLHVYDWEKVGTHDKLGMQVVPLRLLSPHQTKGLTLNLVKNMNPNDPQNKKSRGKLEVELTFKPFREDNERFSGPLNRNGIKINTVGKASEDVPLHRVGLLVVLLQGAEDVEGKHHSNPYALVNFGGEQKKTKLIKKTRDPCWNEEFQFVLEQAPLKEKIHIEVMSKRTGFCLHRKESLGHVDINLDDIVYNGRINEKYNLINSRNGVIHVEIRWRVI, from the exons ATG GATACCATAAGAAGACGAGTTGCAAGCCTCTACCTCTGGCCCCAAACTTTTGAAATACAGATTCTTGCTGGTTCAGT AGGGACTATGAAGAAGCCTGTCGGCATACTACAGGTGAAGGTTGTACGAGCACTCAATCTCTTGAAGATGGACTTGTTGGGAACGTCTGATCCTTATGTCAAACTCAGCCTAAGTGGAGATAGGCTTCCATCAAAAAAAACTTCTATAAAGATGAAGAACCTGAACCCCGAGTGGAATGAGGACTTCAAACTCACAGTAAAGGACCCACAGTGTCAAGTTCTCCAGTTACATGTCTATGACTGGGAGAag GTTGGGACACATGACAAGTTGGGAATGCAAGTAGTTCCGCTGAGGTTGCTTAGCCCACATCAGACTAAAGGACTAACACTTAATTTGGTCAAGAACATGAACCCTAATGATCCCCAAAACAAGAAATCGAGAGGGAAACTTGAGGTGGAGTTGACATTTAAACCTTTTAGAGAAGATAATGAACGATTTAGTGGACCTTTGAACAgaaatggaataaaaataaatacggTTGGAAAGGCATCAGAAGATGTTCCCTTACACAGAGTTGGTTTACTTGTTGTTTTGCTCCAAGGCGCTGAAGATGTTGAAGGGAAGCATCACAGCAACCCTTACGCTCTTGTCAATTTTGGAGGAGAACAGAAGAAAACCAAG CTGATCAAGAAAACCAGGGATCCATGCTGGAACGAAGAGTTCCAATTTGTGCTGGAACAGGCTCCTTTAAAGGAAAAGATACATATAGAGGTTATGAGCAAACGAACAGGCTTCTGTTTGCATCGGAAG GAGTCATTGGGGCACGTGGATATCAATCTAGACGACATAGTATACAATGGACGCATCAATGAGAAGTATAATCTGATCAACTCAAGAAACGGAGTCATACATGTTGAAATTCGTTGGAGGGTGATTTGA